TGGCGGTCCACGCCCGGACGCAGGAGGCGCGGTTCGGCTCCGCCGCGGACCTCGCCTCGGCCACCGGGTCGGTCCCGACGCCCGTCCGCACCCTGATCGGCGTCGCGGGTGAGCCCGGTGGCGGGAAGAGCACGGCGGCCGCGGCCGTCGTCGAGGGCCTCACGCGGGTCGGGGTGCGCCCCGTCGTCGTCCCCATGGACGGTTTCCACCTCGCCGGTGCCACGCTCGCCCGACTCGATCGCCTCGACCGCAAGGGAGCCATCGACACCTTCGACGCCGACGGTTACCTCGCCCTGCTCCACCGGTTGCGGTCCCGGGCGACGACGGTGTGGGCACCCGAGTACGTCCGAGGCGTCGAGGAGTCGATCGGCGGCGCGGTGGAGGTCGACCCGTCCGTCGAGGTCGTGGTCAGCGAGGGGAACTACCTGCTGGCCGAGCTCGCGCCGTGGCCCGAGGTGCGGTCGGCGTTCGACGAGGTGTGGTTCGTCGACACCCCGGCCGAACTCCGACGCCGCTGGCTCGTCGCCCGTCACGTCCGCTTCGGCATGACGCTCGAGGCGGCCGAGGCCTGGGCCGCCGGCCCCGACGAGGCGAACGCCCGGCTCGTCCGGGCCACCCGCGCCCGGGCCGACGTCGTCGTGGACGCCGGCCGCCTCTGGCCCGACGCCTGACCGCCCGGCCGCACCGCGCCTCCTCGACCCCCGCCTCCCCGCCTCTTCGCGCCCGCCCCCCGCGCGCTGTGCATTTCGCGACAGTGGCGCCGCGACATGCCGGTGCGGCACGGAGGTGAGCGGCGTGTCTGGGGAGAGGTGTCGGGTTCGGCACGTCGACGGGGCCGACGGTGGTCGGGTTCGGCTCGGGGGGTGCAGGAGGCGCGGGTCGGCAACTGCACACCGTGCCCGGGAGGCGCCGGTCGGGAGCTGTGCACATCGCGACGGAGGCGCCGCGACATGCCGGTACGGCACGAAGGTGAGCGGCGTGTCTCGGCGGAGTGGTCGGGTTCGGCACGTCGACGGGGCCGACGGTGGTCGGGTTCGGCACGGAGGATGCAGGAGGCGCGGGTCGCGTTCGTCGCCCGCCCGCCCGCCCGACTACCCGACCGACCGACCGCCCGTGTCGGGGGTCCGTCCTAGGCTGGACGATCATGCGCCTGTTGTTGATCCGCCACGGTCAGACCCCCGACAACGTCGAGGGCGAGCTCGGCACCGTCGCCCCCGGCGTCGGGCTCACCGACCTCGGTCGGCGGCAGGCCGAGGCGCTGCCCGCGGCCCTCGCCGACGAGACGATCGGTGCGCTCGCGGTCAGCACGCTCGTGCGCACGCAGCTCACCGCGGCTCCTCTGGCCGAGGCCAGGGGGCTGACACCGACGGTGCTCGACGGGCTGCGCGAGGTGAAGGCGGGCGACCTCGAAGGCCGCAGCGACGCCGAGGCGGTCACGGCCTACATCGGCTGCGTCTTCTCCTGGGCGGCGGGCGACCTCGGCGCGCGGGTGCCCGGTTCGGAGGACGGGCACGAGTTCTTCGCCCGCTACGACGAGGCGCTGGCCGACCTCATCGCCGCGGGCGAACGCGACGGTCACGAGACGGTCGCCGCCGTCAGCCACGGCGCGGCCATCCGCGCCTGGGCCGGGTCGCGGGCGGTCAACGCCGACGACGAGTTCATCCGGCACCACCTGCTCGAGAACACGGGCGTCGTCACGCTCGAGGGCACCCTCGACCGCGGCTGGCG
This genomic interval from Frigoribacterium sp. Leaf415 contains the following:
- a CDS encoding nucleoside/nucleotide kinase family protein codes for the protein MTGTPLGSVDELVARALAVHARTQEARFGSAADLASATGSVPTPVRTLIGVAGEPGGGKSTAAAAVVEGLTRVGVRPVVVPMDGFHLAGATLARLDRLDRKGAIDTFDADGYLALLHRLRSRATTVWAPEYVRGVEESIGGAVEVDPSVEVVVSEGNYLLAELAPWPEVRSAFDEVWFVDTPAELRRRWLVARHVRFGMTLEAAEAWAAGPDEANARLVRATRARADVVVDAGRLWPDA
- a CDS encoding histidine phosphatase family protein; its protein translation is MRLLLIRHGQTPDNVEGELGTVAPGVGLTDLGRRQAEALPAALADETIGALAVSTLVRTQLTAAPLAEARGLTPTVLDGLREVKAGDLEGRSDAEAVTAYIGCVFSWAAGDLGARVPGSEDGHEFFARYDEALADLIAAGERDGHETVAAVSHGAAIRAWAGSRAVNADDEFIRHHLLENTGVVTLEGTLDRGWRLQTWQGLPVGGAELLDLDAADPTGESY